A window from Vibrio cortegadensis encodes these proteins:
- the erpA gene encoding iron-sulfur cluster insertion protein ErpA, with protein sequence MSEVNVPLSFSDAAATRVNTLIAEEENPALKLRVYITGGGCSGFQYGFTFDENVNEGDTTIVNSGVTLVVDPMSLQYLIGGVVDYTEGLEGARFFVNNPNATTTCGCGASFSV encoded by the coding sequence GTGAGCGAAGTAAATGTACCACTGTCTTTTTCAGACGCAGCAGCAACACGCGTAAACACTTTAATTGCGGAAGAAGAGAACCCAGCATTAAAATTACGCGTTTATATTACTGGTGGTGGTTGTAGCGGCTTCCAATACGGTTTCACTTTTGATGAAAACGTAAATGAAGGTGACACGACCATTGTAAATAGCGGCGTTACTTTAGTTGTCGATCCTATGAGCCTTCAATATTTAATTGGTGGCGTTGTGGATTACACTGAAGGCCTTGAAGGGGCTCGCTTTTTTGTGAATAACCCTAATGCAACAACCACTTGTGGCTGTGGTGCATCATTTAGCGTCTAG
- a CDS encoding efflux RND transporter periplasmic adaptor subunit — protein MLNFRAGGFFTQRPWLISFLLLLFLSIWLGLGALRAQEAPSNNKSQTIPLAKVVYQTFNAQATDKKIDLYGRTAPDRQATLGAEIAGKVTQVKIKKGDAVKKGQAIVQIDKGDLAIQLERANAVLRLKQKEFKAADSLKSRGLQGEVAYTSAQASLTEAKAAVSNAKLALSNTLIRAPFSGVVEALNIEVGDFVGVGDPVATLIDLDPLVIKADVSERHIQSLQAQQDARIKLLDGSTVAGKLRYISRMSSESTNTFPIEIAIANTDKKIPAGISAEVTLSLESQLAIKITPAMLALDDVGNLGVKTLQQDMVHFVPIQLVKAEQDGVWLTGLGEKVDIITIGQGFVRDGDSVIAIEFSEQQN, from the coding sequence ATGCTGAATTTCCGTGCTGGTGGCTTTTTTACCCAGCGACCTTGGCTCATCTCATTTCTACTCCTTCTTTTTCTCTCCATTTGGCTTGGCCTTGGTGCATTGCGTGCTCAAGAAGCTCCGAGCAATAATAAATCTCAAACCATCCCATTGGCGAAAGTGGTCTATCAAACTTTCAACGCGCAAGCGACCGATAAAAAGATCGATCTGTACGGTCGTACGGCTCCAGATCGACAAGCGACTTTAGGTGCTGAAATTGCAGGGAAGGTGACGCAGGTTAAAATCAAAAAAGGTGATGCTGTTAAAAAAGGCCAAGCCATTGTTCAAATAGATAAAGGCGATCTAGCCATTCAGCTTGAACGAGCGAATGCCGTGTTACGTTTAAAGCAGAAAGAATTTAAAGCAGCAGATTCACTTAAAAGTCGTGGTTTACAAGGTGAAGTTGCCTATACCTCTGCACAAGCTTCTTTAACGGAAGCTAAAGCGGCAGTGAGTAATGCGAAACTCGCCTTAAGTAACACATTAATTCGAGCCCCTTTTAGTGGTGTGGTTGAAGCATTGAATATCGAAGTCGGAGATTTTGTTGGTGTAGGCGATCCTGTTGCAACATTGATCGATTTAGATCCACTGGTGATAAAAGCCGATGTGAGTGAACGACATATCCAAAGCCTTCAAGCTCAGCAAGATGCAAGAATAAAGCTGCTTGATGGTTCGACTGTTGCTGGCAAGCTTCGCTATATTTCTCGTATGTCTTCAGAATCAACTAACACTTTTCCTATCGAAATAGCCATCGCCAATACGGATAAGAAAATCCCAGCAGGGATAAGTGCAGAGGTGACCTTGAGCCTAGAATCTCAACTTGCCATTAAAATTACGCCTGCAATGCTCGCTTTGGATGATGTAGGCAACTTAGGCGTTAAAACTCTGCAACAAGATATGGTTCACTTTGTGCCAATCCAATTGGTTAAAGCTGAACAGGATGGTGTGTGGTTAACGGGGCTTGGAGAGAAGGTTGATATCATTACGATAGGGCAAGGTTTTGTGCGTGATGGTGATTCTGTGATTGCGATTGAATTCTCAGAACAACAAAACTAG
- a CDS encoding efflux RND transporter permease subunit, which produces MYSIIDAALSRARTMLTLLVLILIAGIGTYIAIPKESSPDITIPIIYVSVGHQGISPDDAERLLVRPIEQELRSIEGVKEMTATASEGHASVVLEFNVGVDLSKAMADVRDAVDLAKPKLPADSDEPTVNEVTLASEQPILSVVLYGTVPERTIVQLARQLSDKLESYRQILEVDIAGDRDDIVEIIVDPLLMESYGLDQGDIYNLIALNNRVVAAGFVDTGYGRFSVKVPSVFDSLKDVLELPIKVDGKQVITFSDVATVRRAFRDPESFARLDGKSAVVLDIKKRAGENIIETVELVKAVMVEAQKLDQWPSNLLVKYTWDESKDVEIMLNDLQNNILSAIILVVIVIIAILGVRTALLVGISIPGSFLTGLLVLSVFGLTVNIVVLFSLIMAVGMLVDGAIVVTEFADRRMQEGTPKREAYQDAAKRMAWPITASTATTLAAFAPLLFWPDITGEFMKFLPLTLIATLSASLVMALLFIPVLGSLIGKPQHVSTKNKEKMLALHNGDFSKATGLTKLYYHTLSIAIKHPLKILLCSILLAVSVGFTYSKAGLGAEFFPEVDPPFFTVKVRSYGDLSIDEKDVIMSRIEQVMLDHEEFESVYTRTGGDDEIGQIQITPVDWQYRRRVKDIIDELKQTTNQFAGVEIEYKFPDAGPPVENDLVIEMFARIPDSLDGAAKLVRHWADNNPALTNISDTSSKEGIDWKIDIRRGDAARFSADATLVGNTVQFVTNGLKIGDYLPDDATEEVDILVRFPEDKRDIGRFDQLRIKTPAGLVPITNFAQIVPDHKQDTIKRTDGQRVISIMADMEEGYNLALELPKIQQALTELNLPSGVEFKIRGQNEEQEHSSEFLQSAFMVALAVMGLILITQFNSFYQALLILSAVLFSTVGVFIGLLIFQRPFGIVMSGIGVIALAGIVVNNNIVLIDTFNQLIKRGLSKQDAILRTGVQRLRPVMLTTVTTILGLMPMVLEMNIDLINQKIEFGAPSTQWWSQLATSIAGGLAFATVLTLVLTPCLLMLGRDKSKAAVTEPKKLAELKPDDA; this is translated from the coding sequence ATGTATTCGATTATTGATGCCGCCTTATCTCGGGCAAGAACCATGTTAACGCTGTTGGTGCTGATTTTGATTGCTGGAATTGGTACTTATATAGCTATTCCTAAAGAGTCTAGTCCCGATATAACCATACCTATTATTTATGTATCAGTAGGGCATCAAGGTATTTCGCCAGATGATGCTGAACGCCTTCTAGTTCGTCCAATAGAGCAAGAGTTACGCTCTATTGAAGGTGTTAAAGAGATGACCGCCACCGCTTCAGAAGGGCATGCTTCGGTCGTTCTTGAATTTAACGTTGGTGTCGACCTAAGTAAAGCGATGGCGGATGTTCGAGATGCGGTCGATCTTGCGAAACCTAAACTTCCCGCAGACAGTGATGAACCTACTGTAAATGAAGTGACATTAGCGTCAGAGCAGCCCATCTTATCGGTTGTCCTTTATGGAACGGTACCAGAAAGAACCATTGTCCAGTTAGCAAGGCAGTTAAGCGATAAACTGGAGAGTTACCGCCAAATACTAGAAGTCGATATAGCAGGGGATCGTGACGATATCGTTGAGATTATTGTTGACCCTCTATTGATGGAGAGCTACGGGCTTGACCAAGGAGACATTTACAATCTTATCGCGTTGAATAACCGAGTCGTTGCCGCCGGGTTTGTTGATACGGGTTATGGCCGTTTCTCGGTAAAAGTCCCTTCAGTGTTCGATTCTTTAAAAGATGTCCTAGAACTGCCAATCAAGGTTGACGGTAAACAGGTGATTACGTTTAGTGATGTGGCGACCGTGAGACGTGCTTTTCGCGATCCAGAAAGTTTTGCTCGACTGGATGGTAAATCAGCGGTGGTGCTTGATATTAAAAAGCGCGCTGGCGAAAATATCATAGAGACGGTTGAGTTAGTCAAAGCAGTGATGGTTGAAGCGCAGAAGCTTGACCAATGGCCTAGTAACCTTTTGGTTAAATACACCTGGGATGAATCTAAAGATGTCGAGATCATGCTCAATGATCTGCAGAATAATATTCTATCTGCCATCATCTTAGTGGTTATCGTCATCATTGCGATTTTAGGTGTTCGAACCGCGCTGCTTGTTGGTATCTCTATCCCTGGCTCATTCCTAACTGGTTTACTCGTACTGTCTGTTTTTGGGTTAACCGTTAATATCGTGGTGCTTTTCTCTTTGATCATGGCCGTTGGAATGCTGGTGGATGGCGCCATTGTGGTGACCGAATTTGCAGACAGAAGAATGCAAGAAGGCACGCCAAAGAGAGAAGCTTACCAAGATGCGGCGAAACGAATGGCTTGGCCAATCACTGCATCAACGGCAACGACACTGGCCGCATTTGCACCACTGCTTTTCTGGCCTGATATTACGGGTGAGTTCATGAAGTTCTTGCCATTGACATTAATTGCCACCTTATCGGCATCTCTTGTGATGGCGCTGCTATTTATTCCGGTGTTAGGCAGTTTGATTGGGAAGCCACAGCATGTCTCGACAAAAAATAAAGAGAAAATGTTAGCTTTACATAATGGTGATTTTTCGAAAGCTACGGGTCTGACCAAACTCTATTACCACACGTTATCAATTGCTATTAAGCACCCTCTGAAAATCTTACTGTGTTCAATATTGCTTGCGGTGAGTGTCGGGTTTACCTATTCAAAAGCAGGTTTAGGCGCGGAGTTTTTCCCTGAAGTGGATCCTCCTTTCTTTACGGTGAAAGTGCGATCTTATGGTGATCTCTCTATTGATGAGAAAGATGTGATCATGAGTCGAATTGAACAGGTGATGTTAGATCATGAGGAGTTTGAGAGCGTTTATACCCGAACGGGAGGGGATGATGAAATTGGACAAATTCAGATCACCCCTGTGGACTGGCAATATCGACGCCGTGTGAAGGACATTATTGATGAGTTAAAACAGACAACTAATCAATTCGCGGGCGTTGAAATAGAGTATAAATTCCCTGATGCAGGCCCTCCGGTAGAAAATGACTTAGTGATAGAGATGTTTGCGCGAATTCCTGATTCATTAGATGGTGCGGCTAAGTTAGTTCGCCATTGGGCTGATAATAACCCGGCCCTTACAAACATCAGTGATACCTCAAGTAAAGAGGGAATTGATTGGAAAATTGATATTCGTAGAGGGGATGCCGCTCGTTTCTCTGCTGATGCGACATTAGTGGGAAATACCGTTCAGTTCGTCACTAATGGGCTCAAGATTGGAGATTATCTTCCTGATGATGCAACAGAAGAAGTCGATATCTTAGTGCGCTTCCCTGAAGATAAGCGGGATATAGGACGCTTTGACCAATTAAGAATAAAGACGCCTGCCGGTCTTGTTCCTATTACCAATTTCGCTCAAATCGTGCCAGATCATAAGCAGGACACCATCAAAAGAACCGATGGCCAGCGAGTGATCAGTATTATGGCGGATATGGAAGAAGGTTATAACCTTGCCCTTGAACTACCCAAAATTCAGCAAGCTCTCACCGAGTTGAATTTGCCTAGCGGTGTTGAATTTAAAATTCGTGGCCAGAATGAAGAACAAGAACATTCATCTGAATTTTTACAGAGCGCCTTCATGGTTGCATTGGCGGTGATGGGGTTGATTCTAATTACCCAGTTCAACAGTTTCTATCAGGCGTTACTGATCTTGAGTGCGGTGTTGTTCTCTACTGTCGGTGTGTTTATAGGGTTGCTGATCTTCCAACGTCCGTTTGGCATTGTGATGTCAGGTATTGGCGTGATTGCGCTTGCTGGGATTGTGGTTAACAACAATATTGTATTGATTGATACCTTTAACCAGTTGATCAAGCGTGGACTAAGCAAACAAGATGCCATTTTACGTACTGGTGTTCAGCGTTTAAGGCCCGTGATGCTGACGACCGTTACGACCATATTGGGACTGATGCCAATGGTACTGGAAATGAATATTGATCTGATTAATCAAAAGATCGAATTTGGTGCTCCGAGTACGCAGTGGTGGTCACAGTTGGCGACGTCTATTGCCGGTGGATTAGCGTTTGCTACCGTTTTGACTCTCGTGTTAACCCCATGCTTATTGATGCTAGGGCGAGATAAATCCAAGGCGGCAGTAACAGAGCCTAAAAAGTTAGCAGAACTGAAGCCTGACGACGCTTAA
- a CDS encoding peptidoglycan DD-metalloendopeptidase family protein has translation MLSIFTRLPWIHKTLIVFFSAIIFVALFLLPDASDLRTDESRLELGRHYPLAINAEALSPGQDILPTTVLKWETHKVQSGESASVLFKRIGLSARLLYNLVSTNKDIKTQLTKLKPGDKLIFGFDENNEMVQLKRNISAFETFKVTRTDSGFQSEFDKKEINYQYNYAEAEITSNFWNAGISSGLTANQIMELAGIFGWDIDFALDIRENDSFKMLYQEKVVEGEVIGRGKIMAAIFTNQGDTFTAILDDKTGNYYDEKGRAMKKAFLRSPIDFRRVTSNFNPRRKHPVTGKVRAHRGTDYAAPVGTPIWAAGDGIVQKSSYNKYNGNYVFIRHSNTYITKYLHMKRRMVKTGQRVKQGQTVGTLGGTGRVTGPHLHYEFLVNGVHKNARTVKLPQSKSLTGKAKATFIANANIRLNKLERYGQLLAKQ, from the coding sequence ATGTTGTCGATTTTTACCCGCCTACCTTGGATTCATAAGACATTAATTGTCTTTTTTAGCGCCATTATTTTTGTTGCGCTGTTTTTATTACCCGATGCTAGCGATCTAAGAACAGATGAAAGCCGCCTAGAACTAGGACGACATTATCCTTTGGCGATTAATGCAGAGGCGCTTTCCCCTGGTCAGGACATATTGCCTACGACAGTGCTAAAATGGGAAACGCACAAAGTTCAATCCGGTGAGAGTGCTTCTGTTCTTTTCAAACGCATTGGGTTATCCGCACGTTTACTCTATAACCTCGTTTCAACCAATAAAGATATCAAAACTCAACTCACCAAATTGAAACCAGGCGACAAGCTCATTTTCGGTTTTGATGAAAACAATGAGATGGTACAGCTCAAACGCAATATCAGCGCATTTGAAACATTCAAAGTCACTCGGACTGACTCTGGGTTTCAATCTGAATTCGATAAGAAAGAGATCAATTACCAGTACAATTATGCGGAAGCAGAAATCACATCCAACTTCTGGAATGCTGGCATTTCATCAGGATTAACCGCGAACCAAATCATGGAATTGGCTGGCATATTTGGCTGGGATATTGACTTCGCCTTAGACATCCGAGAGAACGATAGCTTTAAAATGCTCTATCAAGAAAAAGTGGTGGAAGGTGAAGTGATCGGCAGAGGTAAAATAATGGCCGCGATATTTACCAACCAAGGGGATACCTTTACCGCCATCCTTGATGATAAAACGGGCAACTATTACGACGAGAAAGGGCGTGCTATGAAAAAAGCATTTCTACGCTCTCCTATTGATTTCCGTCGTGTTACCTCAAACTTTAATCCTCGTCGTAAACACCCAGTGACAGGAAAAGTTCGTGCTCACAGAGGTACGGATTATGCAGCTCCAGTAGGAACGCCTATTTGGGCTGCTGGTGATGGTATCGTGCAAAAGTCTAGCTACAACAAATATAACGGTAATTACGTTTTCATTCGCCATAGCAATACCTACATCACCAAATACCTGCACATGAAACGTCGCATGGTAAAAACAGGCCAACGAGTGAAACAGGGGCAAACGGTAGGGACACTAGGTGGAACCGGACGAGTGACAGGCCCGCACCTACATTATGAATTTCTAGTAAATGGCGTACATAAGAACGCACGCACGGTTAAACTACCGCAATCAAAATCGCTAACAGGCAAAGCGAAAGCAACCTTTATTGCCAACGCGAATATTCGATTGAATAAACTTGAACGATACGGTCAATTGCTCGCTAAACAGTAA
- the tyrS gene encoding tyrosine--tRNA ligase: MASFEAALAEIKRGVEELIPEEELIAKLKEDRPLRIKLGADPTAPDIHLGHTVIFNKLRHFQDLGHEVTFLIGDFTAMVGDPSGKNTTRPPLSREDVLRNAETYKEQVFKILDPARTKIQFNSEWLSELGAEGMIRLASNQTVARMLERDDFKKRYAGGQPIAIHEFMYPLLQGYDSVAMETDVELGGTDQKFNLLMGRELQKAHGQKPQAVLMMPLLVGLDGVKKMSKSAHNYIGISEAPSEMFGKIMSISDDLMWSYYELLSFRPLEEVAELKAGVDAGKNPRDVKVLLAKEIIARFHSEADADAAEQEFVNRFAKNQIPEDMPEFEFEAGMPIANVLKESALVNSTSDAMRMIKQGAAKIDGAKIEDNKLVPEVGTAVYQVGKRKFARITIK; this comes from the coding sequence ATGGCGAGTTTTGAAGCAGCACTTGCTGAAATTAAACGCGGTGTAGAAGAGCTAATACCGGAAGAAGAACTAATTGCAAAGCTGAAAGAGGATCGTCCTCTTCGTATTAAGCTAGGTGCCGATCCAACTGCACCCGATATCCACCTTGGTCACACAGTTATTTTTAATAAACTGCGTCACTTTCAAGATCTCGGCCATGAAGTTACTTTCCTTATTGGTGATTTCACAGCAATGGTTGGAGACCCGTCAGGTAAAAATACGACGCGTCCACCACTTAGCCGTGAAGATGTATTGAGAAATGCTGAAACGTATAAAGAACAAGTATTTAAAATTCTCGATCCGGCACGTACTAAAATTCAGTTCAACTCTGAATGGTTATCTGAATTAGGTGCTGAAGGTATGATCCGTTTAGCATCGAACCAAACCGTTGCTCGTATGCTTGAACGTGATGACTTTAAAAAGCGTTATGCTGGTGGTCAGCCAATCGCTATTCATGAATTTATGTATCCTTTACTGCAAGGTTACGATTCTGTTGCGATGGAAACGGACGTTGAGCTTGGTGGTACCGATCAGAAGTTCAATCTACTGATGGGTCGTGAACTACAAAAAGCACACGGACAAAAGCCTCAAGCTGTATTGATGATGCCGCTATTGGTAGGTTTAGATGGCGTTAAGAAGATGTCTAAATCGGCACATAACTACATCGGCATTAGCGAAGCGCCAAGCGAAATGTTTGGTAAAATCATGTCTATTTCAGATGACTTGATGTGGAGCTACTACGAACTCCTTTCTTTCCGCCCACTTGAAGAAGTTGCGGAATTGAAAGCAGGCGTTGATGCAGGTAAGAACCCACGTGATGTGAAAGTTCTATTGGCTAAAGAGATCATCGCTCGTTTCCACTCAGAAGCCGATGCTGATGCAGCAGAGCAAGAGTTTGTGAACCGTTTCGCGAAGAATCAAATACCTGAAGATATGCCTGAGTTTGAATTCGAAGCAGGTATGCCAATTGCTAACGTATTAAAAGAGTCGGCTTTAGTGAACTCGACTTCAGATGCGATGCGTATGATCAAGCAAGGCGCAGCTAAGATTGATGGCGCTAAAATTGAAGA